A single Inediibacterium massiliense DNA region contains:
- a CDS encoding sulfide/dihydroorotate dehydrogenase-like FAD/NAD-binding protein, translating into MSDKDHICVDMGSEYCPCYLAEMKECIMCNHLQGKELCDCNWQGICIYQEFYWNGQKRKDIRKTVEGKIIEKKVIKDEYILFKVKVDVELALKLKHPGSYIFIRHIEKPYFFDTPMSIMDVDEKNGEIQFVVQILGPKTKDILSCEEKILVRGPYWNGVIGMKKLKETKEKKVLFIGKGVGLAPSILAIKHLLKNKNHITFVMDPGKIGVDFIKEYMKEFKIDPIEISLRNQKGVDLLTSLLKENYDLIYSSGSDKLHNIVKDEIEDTSKLVFTNNSSMCCGEGICGACTCKTKSGQLVRMCKMQVKAEEILEEGK; encoded by the coding sequence TTGAGCGATAAAGATCACATATGTGTAGATATGGGAAGTGAATATTGCCCATGTTACCTAGCGGAAATGAAAGAGTGTATCATGTGTAATCATTTACAAGGAAAAGAGCTATGCGATTGCAATTGGCAGGGGATATGTATCTATCAAGAATTTTATTGGAATGGTCAAAAAAGAAAAGATATTAGAAAAACGGTAGAAGGAAAGATTATTGAGAAAAAAGTAATAAAAGATGAATATATTCTTTTTAAAGTAAAAGTGGATGTAGAGTTAGCCTTAAAATTAAAGCATCCGGGGTCCTATATTTTTATTAGACATATAGAAAAACCATATTTTTTTGATACACCTATGTCTATTATGGATGTAGATGAGAAGAATGGAGAAATACAATTTGTAGTACAAATTTTAGGACCTAAGACGAAGGATATTTTGTCTTGCGAAGAAAAAATATTGGTAAGAGGCCCTTATTGGAATGGCGTAATAGGGATGAAAAAATTAAAAGAAACAAAGGAGAAAAAAGTTTTATTCATTGGAAAAGGAGTAGGATTAGCACCTTCTATTCTTGCTATCAAACATCTTCTTAAAAATAAAAATCATATTACCTTTGTCATGGATCCTGGAAAAATAGGAGTGGATTTTATAAAAGAGTATATGAAAGAATTTAAAATAGACCCTATAGAAATTTCTCTAAGAAATCAAAAAGGAGTGGATCTATTAACATCTTTATTAAAAGAAAATTATGATTTAATTTATAGTTCGGGATCTGATAAACTTCATAATATAGTGAAAGATGAAATTGAAGATACGTCAAAGCTTGTTTTTACAAACAATTCATCTATGTGTTGTGGAGAAGGAATTTGTGGTGCTTGTACTTGTAAAACAAAGAGCGGACAATTGGTGAGAATGTGTAAAATGCAAGTAAAAGCTGAAGAAATTTTAGAGGAGGGAAAATAA
- the ytfJ gene encoding GerW family sporulation protein, with product MGSHPIEALMKTTMESLKDMVDVNTIVGDPVESPDGTVIIPISRVSFGFASGGGEYTKNNSSQGNNSDEEDNKKLPFAGGTGAGVSVQPVAFMVVGNGEMKLLPVDQNANMVDNVINFIPKLLDKVQGMSSKKSKSKIQKNTQEEDTEE from the coding sequence ATGGGTAGTCATCCTATAGAAGCATTAATGAAAACTACAATGGAAAGTTTAAAAGACATGGTAGATGTCAATACCATTGTAGGAGATCCAGTGGAGTCTCCAGATGGTACAGTGATTATTCCCATATCTAGAGTATCTTTTGGTTTTGCATCTGGAGGTGGGGAATATACTAAAAATAATTCTTCACAAGGAAATAATTCGGATGAGGAAGATAATAAAAAATTACCTTTTGCTGGAGGAACTGGAGCAGGAGTTTCTGTTCAACCAGTAGCTTTTATGGTAGTAGGAAATGGAGAAATGAAATTATTACCAGTTGATCAAAATGCAAATATGGTAGATAATGTGATCAATTTTATTCCTAAATTATTAGATAAAGTCCAAGGAATGTCTAGCAAAAAAAGTAAAAGTAAAATACAAAAAAATACACAAGAAGAGGATACAGAAGAATAA
- a CDS encoding FAD-dependent oxidoreductase, whose amino-acid sequence MAKVVIIGGGWAGVAAAITAKKAGADVTILERMDILLGLGNVGGIMRNNGRYTAAEENILLGAKELFEVTDQASRHVNIEFPGHKHANLYDVCKVEPMVRKLLQEMGIDLQFKSRVVDVEVKDQRIASIVLQDERKIKADVYIETTGSTGPMGNCLKYGNGCSMCILRCPSFGPRVSITSKAGIKDDIGKRKDGTYGAFSGSCKLNKDSLSEEIVQKLNDTGVVLLPVPKEEINMKKLDMKVCQQYALKEFAENIVLLDTGHAKLMAPFYPLEKLRKFKGLENARYEDPYSGGVGNSIRYLSIAPRNNKMQVNGLKNLFCAGEKSGLFVGHTEAIVTGSLAGHNSVRLIKGISLLELPRSIAIGDLISYESEQRKTEEGLRTRYTFAGADYFQRMKELDLYTTDIEKIKKRIEKMNLLNIYEENLI is encoded by the coding sequence ATGGCAAAGGTAGTAATCATTGGGGGAGGATGGGCAGGTGTAGCAGCAGCTATAACTGCAAAGAAAGCAGGAGCAGATGTAACAATACTTGAGAGAATGGATATTTTGCTAGGACTTGGAAATGTAGGGGGAATCATGAGAAACAATGGTAGATATACGGCAGCAGAAGAAAATATATTATTAGGGGCCAAAGAATTATTTGAAGTGACTGATCAAGCTTCAAGACATGTAAATATTGAATTTCCTGGTCATAAACATGCAAATCTTTATGATGTTTGTAAAGTTGAACCTATGGTAAGAAAGTTGCTTCAAGAAATGGGTATTGATCTACAATTTAAGTCAAGAGTTGTAGATGTAGAAGTAAAAGATCAAAGAATTGCATCCATTGTTTTGCAAGATGAAAGGAAAATAAAAGCAGATGTATATATTGAAACAACAGGTTCTACAGGACCTATGGGAAATTGCCTGAAATATGGAAATGGATGTTCTATGTGTATATTAAGATGTCCTTCCTTTGGTCCTAGAGTAAGTATTACGAGTAAAGCAGGAATCAAAGATGACATAGGAAAAAGAAAAGATGGAACTTATGGAGCATTTAGTGGATCATGTAAATTAAATAAAGATTCTTTAAGTGAAGAAATAGTGCAAAAGCTAAATGATACAGGGGTAGTACTTCTTCCTGTTCCAAAAGAAGAAATCAACATGAAAAAATTAGATATGAAGGTTTGTCAGCAATATGCACTCAAAGAGTTTGCAGAAAATATTGTTTTATTAGATACGGGTCATGCAAAGCTTATGGCACCTTTTTATCCACTAGAAAAGCTAAGAAAATTTAAAGGGTTAGAAAATGCAAGATATGAAGATCCTTATTCAGGAGGAGTAGGAAATTCTATAAGATATTTATCTATTGCACCAAGAAATAATAAAATGCAAGTAAATGGACTTAAAAACCTATTTTGTGCAGGAGAAAAATCAGGATTATTTGTAGGTCATACAGAAGCTATTGTTACAGGAAGTTTAGCAGGACACAATAGTGTAAGACTGATAAAAGGTATATCACTTTTAGAACTGCCTCGTAGCATTGCCATAGGAGATTTGATTTCTTATGAAAGCGAACAAAGAAAGACAGAAGAAGGATTAAGAACAAGATATACCTTTGCAGGAGCAGATTATTTTCAAAGAATGAAAGAATTAGATCTTTATACGACAGACATAGAAAAAATTAAAAAGAGAATTGAAAAAATGAATTTACTCAATATTTATGAAGAAAATCTTATATAA
- the scpB gene encoding SMC-Scp complex subunit ScpB, which translates to MEEKEVKSIIEAMLFVWGEPLPIKNISDTLDLSQEYVRKCLIDLKKTYEEENRGIQIIEVNNNFQLCTNSEHFDYIQKLCTPSQSKGLTQAALEVLAIIAYNQPITRPEIEGIRGVKSDKAINTLLEKDLIEEGGRLEKTGRPILYKTTDIFLKAFGFNHLNDLPKLEEFEGLNMTDLSDE; encoded by the coding sequence ATGGAAGAAAAAGAAGTAAAATCAATTATAGAAGCTATGTTATTTGTATGGGGAGAGCCACTTCCTATTAAAAATATATCAGATACATTAGATTTATCCCAAGAATATGTAAGAAAATGTTTGATAGATTTGAAAAAAACATATGAAGAAGAAAATAGAGGGATTCAGATCATAGAAGTGAATAACAATTTTCAATTATGTACAAATAGTGAACATTTTGATTATATTCAAAAACTTTGTACTCCTTCGCAAAGTAAAGGACTCACTCAAGCTGCATTAGAGGTTTTAGCGATCATTGCATATAATCAACCTATCACAAGACCAGAAATAGAAGGAATTCGTGGAGTAAAAAGTGATAAAGCCATCAATACCCTATTAGAAAAAGACTTAATAGAAGAAGGTGGAAGATTAGAAAAAACAGGAAGACCTATTCTTTATAAAACTACAGATATATTTTTAAAAGCCTTTGGATTTAATCATTTAAATGATTTACCAAAACTTGAGGAATTTGAAGGGTTAAATATGACAGATTTATCTGATGAATAA
- a CDS encoding GNAT family N-acetyltransferase, whose product MKILINTKRLNICLAQKENIPTIIELENHPENKEFIWQGTYEEHLNEINNKEALLLTFREKKGNNIVGYALCRIDCRSDVFELRRIAISKKRCGYGKEALLGIMKYSFENLNTNRFWLDVYPHHKVGIHLYESIGMHLDGELRQAYKDERGYLNQMIFSMLREEYFEKEKNDSYENE is encoded by the coding sequence ATGAAGATCCTTATAAATACAAAGAGATTAAATATTTGCTTGGCACAAAAGGAGAATATTCCTACAATTATTGAACTAGAGAACCATCCAGAAAATAAAGAATTTATTTGGCAAGGTACATACGAAGAACATTTAAATGAAATCAATAATAAGGAAGCTTTATTGTTGACTTTTAGAGAAAAAAAAGGCAATAATATTGTAGGATATGCTTTATGTAGAATAGATTGTAGATCAGATGTTTTTGAATTAAGAAGAATTGCAATTTCTAAAAAAAGATGTGGTTATGGGAAAGAAGCTCTTTTAGGAATTATGAAATATAGTTTTGAAAATTTAAATACGAATAGATTTTGGTTAGATGTATATCCACATCATAAAGTGGGAATTCATCTATATGAAAGTATTGGAATGCATTTAGATGGAGAGTTACGGCAAGCCTACAAAGATGAAAGAGGATATTTAAATCAAATGATTTTTTCTATGTTAAGAGAAGAATATTTTGAAAAGGAAAAAAATGATTCATATGAGAATGAGTAA
- a CDS encoding D-alanyl-D-alanine carboxypeptidase family protein, producing MIFQFTTLTFAKEMFPNSASSAIVMDVKSGRVLYQKNIYAKKPMASTTKIMTALLGIEKVKLDQKVKISKKAVGVEGSSIYLGYDERVKMKDLLYGLMLRSGNDAATAIAIEVAGSVEKFAELMNQKAKEIGAKNTNFVNPHGLHDENHYTTAYDLALISREALRNKHFKEIVKTKLWIADREGYKHFYNKNKTLSQYKGGDGVKTGYTRAAGRCLVTSATRGGMQLVCVVLNDYNWFEDSYSLLDEAFDHYEPFRMIKKDGVVKTISIENGKKKNTKIVGKEEVILPLTKEEQNQTMMILKVNEKVKAPIKRGQKIGKAKIYLKHQLIYTTDLVCREDIECKTIKDKIIDYFSNSNQF from the coding sequence ATGATATTCCAATTTACTACTTTAACCTTTGCAAAAGAGATGTTTCCAAATTCTGCAAGTAGTGCTATAGTAATGGATGTAAAAAGTGGTAGAGTTCTTTATCAGAAAAACATATATGCAAAAAAACCTATGGCAAGCACTACTAAAATTATGACTGCTCTTTTAGGAATAGAAAAAGTAAAGCTAGATCAAAAAGTAAAAATTTCTAAGAAAGCAGTAGGGGTGGAAGGCTCATCTATTTATTTAGGTTATGATGAAAGAGTAAAAATGAAAGATTTACTTTATGGCTTAATGCTTCGCTCTGGAAATGATGCAGCTACTGCAATTGCCATAGAGGTAGCAGGTTCTGTAGAGAAATTTGCAGAGTTGATGAATCAAAAGGCTAAAGAAATTGGTGCAAAGAATACAAATTTTGTGAATCCTCATGGGTTACATGATGAGAATCATTATACTACAGCTTATGATTTAGCTTTAATTAGTAGAGAAGCTTTAAGAAATAAACATTTTAAAGAAATTGTAAAAACAAAACTTTGGATAGCAGATCGAGAAGGATATAAACATTTTTATAATAAAAACAAAACCCTTAGCCAATACAAAGGTGGAGATGGAGTAAAAACTGGATATACGAGGGCAGCAGGAAGATGTCTTGTGACTTCAGCCACAAGAGGTGGTATGCAGCTTGTATGTGTAGTTTTAAATGATTACAATTGGTTTGAAGATTCATATAGTTTATTAGACGAGGCATTTGATCATTATGAACCATTTCGTATGATCAAAAAAGATGGTGTGGTTAAAACCATATCTATAGAAAATGGGAAAAAGAAAAATACAAAAATTGTAGGAAAAGAAGAGGTTATATTACCCCTGACAAAAGAAGAACAAAATCAAACTATGATGATTTTAAAAGTAAATGAAAAAGTAAAAGCTCCAATAAAAAGAGGGCAAAAAATAGGAAAAGCAAAAATTTATCTAAAACATCAACTTATTTATACTACAGATTTAGTATGTAGAGAAGATATAGAATGTAAAACTATAAAAGATAAAATCATAGATTATTTTTCAAATAGTAACCAATTTTAA
- a CDS encoding DUF2953 domain-containing protein has product MNFKTFFGLFRYNMEIPFLDVDMKKNVKPFLKVRKETNEDMRVSQEEKSILTIEEMKKIHRKIKYLNRLYNHVIEYLRTKIVMDDFFLKIEFGIGDAAVTGIISGFFWMIEGQIFTFIKENINCKEMNIKVCPNFNQQIFKMNLNCIISMKIGYIIIATIKILYTFLIKRR; this is encoded by the coding sequence TTGAATTTTAAAACGTTTTTTGGATTGTTTAGATACAATATGGAGATTCCTTTTTTGGATGTGGATATGAAAAAGAATGTGAAACCTTTTTTAAAAGTAAGAAAAGAAACCAATGAAGATATGAGAGTATCACAAGAGGAAAAATCAATTTTAACCATAGAAGAGATGAAAAAAATTCACAGAAAAATAAAATATTTGAATCGTTTGTATAATCATGTCATTGAATATTTGCGTACAAAAATTGTAATGGATGATTTTTTTTTGAAAATTGAATTTGGAATAGGAGATGCAGCAGTCACTGGAATCATATCAGGATTTTTTTGGATGATAGAAGGGCAAATTTTTACATTTATAAAAGAGAATATAAATTGTAAAGAAATGAATATAAAAGTATGTCCTAATTTTAATCAACAAATTTTTAAAATGAACCTTAATTGCATAATAAGTATGAAAATAGGCTATATTATTATTGCGACTATAAAGATTTTATATACATTTTTGATAAAAAGGCGGTGA